In the Ipomoea triloba cultivar NCNSP0323 chromosome 6, ASM357664v1 genome, one interval contains:
- the LOC116023407 gene encoding dof zinc finger protein 5-like, with protein MEQGRGVGDFHQPLPIVRSSRAMDYHATPLPPRECPRCQSNDTKFSYFNNYSMDQPRYYCRTCKRHWTHGGIQRDIPSGGRSKKGKRFTTSHENQRVQLALPSPPQLQPLSLLPNLTPLAFISPMVSPMMTPHDTSGGFLPPMVEKAINQPTQLQAENGYLNWVNPLNIVDQSFLHLTTRHSDSCMATFDLNNSGASSSNILSVDASMGKIPTTDGGTNVSSDSLFVDIDEWLDFSSDLAH; from the coding sequence ATGGAGCAAGGAAGAGGAGTTGGTGATTTTCATCAACCATTGCCGATTGTTAGGAGCTCAAGAGCAATGGACTACCATGCAACTCCTCTTCCGCCAAGGGAATGCCCTCGTTGTCAATCCAATGACACAAAGTTTAGCTATTTTAACAACTACAGTATGGATCAACCGAGATACTACTGTCGAACATGCAAACGTCATTGGACCCATGGTGGCATTCAACGTGACATCCCTAGTGGTGGACGGTCCAAAAAGGGAAAGCGATTTACTACCAGCCATGAGAATCAAAGGGTTCAATTGGCTCTACCATCACCACCTCAACTCCAACCACTCAGTCTGTTACCAAATCTTACTCCACTAGCTTTCATTTCTCCTATGGTTTCTCCAATGATGACACCACATGACACTAGTGGTGGGTTTCTGCCCCCAATGGTGGAGAAAGCTATAAATCAACCTACACAACTTCAAGCTGAAAATGGATACCTTAATTGGGTAAACCCATTGAACATCGTGGATCAAAGCTTTCTCCATCTTACTACTAGGCATTCTGATTCATGTATGGCAACATTTGATTTGAACAACAGTGGGGCTAGCTCGTCTAACATCTTATCGGTGGATGCTTCCATGGGGAAAATTCCCACCACCGATGGAGGTACAAATGTTAGTTCGGATTCGTTGTTTGTGGACATTGATGAATGGTTGGACTTCTCGAGTGACTTAGCCCATTGA
- the LOC116022953 gene encoding UDP-glycosyltransferase 73C4-like gives MVATTVEEQFHFVLLPFMAPGHTIPMIDLAKLLASLGVRITILLTPQNASRVKSVIVRAKESGLSIQILQISFPCTEVGLPEGSENVDLLPSFDLLVQFYGAVRMLQPQVEGLLREMKPPPSCMIADMNFPWATNVAQKLKIPRIVFNGMCCFSLLCVNNIRNWSGFQSVESDSQYFQVPGLPDSIEVTKAQVLQMFTPISDGQKDIAKEVEDAEGNAFGIVMNSFEELELEYTKEFKKAKGKKVWSIGPVSLCNKEDSDMVERGNKATIDKHQCLKWLDSKETTSVLYVCLGSLARLPTSQMIELGIALESSKRPFIWVIKHISNEFQNWLQLEKYEERVKGQGLIIFDWAPQILILSHPSIGGFLNHCGWNSTLEAITSGVPLITWPMFGEQFLNERLVVDVLKTGVRAGVELPVLVGREEETGVQVNRDDIALAIEKVLGGGEEAEMRRKRMKGLGEMARTAVEEGGSSFLNIAKLIQDVAEETNTLKSG, from the exons ATGGTGGCGACAACAGTAGAAGAGCAGTTTCATTTCGTTTTGCTTCCGTTTATGGCCCCAGGCCATACGATCCCCATGATAGACTTGGCCAAGTTACTGGCCAGTTTGGGGGTTAGAATCACAATTCTCCTAACACCCCAAAATGCAAGCAGAGTCAAATCTGTGATTGTTCGTGCGAAAGAATCTGGGCTGTCAATCCAAATTCTCCAGATTAGCTTTCCCTGCACAGAGGTGGGGTTACCTGAGGGTTCTGAGAATGTGGATTTGCTTCCTTCGTTTGATCTGTTGGTGCAATTCTACGGAGCAGTTAGGATGCTTCAACCTCAAGTTGAGGGGTTGCTGAGAGAGATGAAGCCGCCCCCGAGCTGCATGATTGCTGATATGAACTTTCCATGGGCAACAAATGTTGCCCAGAAGCTTAAAATCCCAAGAATTGTTTTCAATGGGATGTGTTGCTTCTCTCTGTTGTGCGTGAACAACATAAGGAACTGGAGTGGTTTTCAAAGTGTAGAGTCAGACTCCCAGTACTTTCAG GTGCCTGGACTGCCTGACAGTATTGAAGTAACCAAAGCTCAGGTCTTACAAATGTTCACCCCAATTTCCGATGGACAGAAGGACATTGCCAAAGAAGTAGAAGATGCAGAGGGTAACGCTTTTGGGATAGTGATGAACTCATTTGAGGAGCTGGAATTGGAGTACACCAAAGAATTCAAGAAAGCCAAAGGGAAGAAAGTTTGGAGCATTGGCCCTGTTTCTCTGTGCAACAAGGAGGATTCAGACATGGTTGAAAGAGGAAACAAGGCCACCATTGATAAGCACCAGTGCTTAAAATGGCTGGATTCCAAGGAAACCACCTCTGTCCTATACGTTTGCCTCGGGAGCCTAGCGCGATTGCCGACTTCTCAGATGATAGAGCTTGGGATTGCACTGGAATCATCAAAACGCCCCTTCATTTGGGTCATTAAGCACATTTCTAATGAGTTTCAAAACTGGCTTCAATTAGAAAAATATGAGGAACGAGTTAAAGGGCAAGGCCTTATCATCTTTGATTGGGCTCCGCAAATTCTAATCTTGTCCCACCCTTCTATCGGGGGATTCTTGAATCACTGCGGATGGAACTCGACCCTGGAAGCGATTACTTCGGGCGTGCCACTCATCACTTGGCCAATGTTTGGGGAGCAATTCTTGAACGAGAGGTTAGTTGTGGATGTGCTCAAAACCGGAGTTAGAGCTGGAGTTGAGTTGCCAGTTTTGGTTGGGAGGGAAGAAGAGACAGGAGTCCAAGTGAATAGAGATGATATTGCACTGGCAATTGAGAAAGTGTTGGGTGGAGGAGAGGAGGCTGaaatgagaagaaaaagaatgaaaggtCTGGGAGAAATGGCGAGGACAGCAGTGGAGGAAGGAGGTTCATCTTTCCTCAATATTGCCAAACTAATTCAAGATGTTGCAGAGGAAACCAACACCCTGAAATCAGGCTGA